In the Flagellimonas sp. HMM57 genome, one interval contains:
- a CDS encoding glycosyl hydrolase, producing MKKTTLLLFTFLAVFTLVETNAQRKKNKKETKKTFPEKLYNGIQWRLVGPFRGGRAGTATGVIGNPNLYYMGTAGGGVWKTTDSGSSWSCISDGYFGGSIGAIAVSEADPNIIYVGEGEQTLRGNVSSGNGLWKSTDAGETWKFIGLKGSEHISRIRIHPTNPDLVYVAAIGNLWIPNETRGVYRSKDGGGTWEKILYESDKAGAGDLIMDPNNPRIMYAATWQMKRNGYRMDSGGPDSKMYKSTDGGDSWTDISKYDGLPNGPWGIVGITVSPKDSNRVWALIEVEDGGLFRSDDAGKTWKKINENRALRQRAWYYTRIYADTQNVDKLFVMNVSYGVSTDGGKTFTLKNAPHGDHHDLWIDPNNNQRMVIADDGGAQVSNDGGENWSTYYNQPTAQFYRVTTDNAFPYRIYGAQQDNSTVRIYHRTSGNSINETHWEPTSGGESAHLAPDPKNNNIVYGGTYKGYMMRKDHSVDQTRSVNIWPDNPAGSGAEVMKYRFNWNFPVKFSIHNSKKLYAGSNYLHVTTNEGQTWKTISQDLTRGLPETIKSSGGPITQDNTGAEFYSNLFAINESPLEEGVIWVGSDDGLIHISKDNGETWENVTPPSTMSPKLNMINCIDPSPFKKGTAYVAATSYKFGDYTPYLYKTNDYGKSWQLITAGIKSNHYTRAIRSDKVKEGLLYAGTEWGMYVSFDDGISWSPFQLNLPITAIRDLHVRDNDLIAATHGRSFWMIDDLTPLHQLSSEMANNSFFLYKPDKAYRMQQSGGWSKPNMKLVGENHPDGAIINFYIEDVKEGDSINIAILESDGKLIQEFSNTAKENKLNPEAIKPIKVNSGGNRLIWNMRYPGFKSFEGMVFYSSPNVGPKAVPGDYKVRMTYNGETLEQSFTISKDPRLPNTDEDYQKQFDFLIKVRDQVSRANSAISSIRSIEKDLNYLKEKIKDNEEIQNLVQEFQSKLDVLENNIHMTKNQSRQDPLNYGIRINNRIAFLMADSQRGDYPPTDQSLEFFKEVTKELDTEINALDNVLEDYIPKINSHVSENKIKMISSK from the coding sequence ATGAAAAAAACTACACTTTTACTTTTTACTTTTTTAGCAGTATTTACTTTAGTTGAGACAAATGCCCAACGCAAGAAAAATAAAAAGGAGACCAAAAAAACTTTTCCAGAAAAACTCTACAATGGAATACAATGGCGTCTTGTTGGTCCTTTTAGGGGAGGAAGAGCGGGCACAGCAACGGGAGTTATCGGCAACCCAAACTTATATTATATGGGGACTGCGGGTGGTGGAGTTTGGAAAACTACGGATTCCGGTAGCAGTTGGAGCTGTATTTCCGATGGTTATTTTGGAGGGTCTATTGGAGCAATAGCCGTCTCTGAAGCGGATCCAAACATTATATATGTAGGCGAAGGGGAACAGACACTTAGAGGCAACGTTTCCTCAGGAAATGGTCTTTGGAAAAGTACTGACGCAGGTGAAACTTGGAAGTTTATAGGACTTAAAGGGTCTGAACATATTTCAAGAATACGAATTCACCCAACAAATCCAGATTTGGTTTATGTAGCCGCCATAGGAAATCTTTGGATACCCAACGAAACACGTGGTGTATACCGGTCAAAAGATGGAGGGGGTACTTGGGAGAAGATACTATATGAAAGTGATAAAGCCGGTGCAGGAGACCTTATTATGGACCCAAATAATCCAAGGATCATGTACGCGGCCACTTGGCAAATGAAACGAAATGGATATCGCATGGATAGCGGTGGACCGGATAGCAAAATGTACAAAAGTACCGATGGCGGAGATTCATGGACAGATATTTCCAAATATGATGGTCTACCCAATGGTCCTTGGGGCATAGTTGGCATTACGGTTTCACCCAAGGACTCCAATAGGGTTTGGGCTTTAATAGAAGTAGAAGATGGCGGTTTGTTTAGGTCCGATGATGCAGGAAAAACATGGAAGAAGATAAATGAAAACAGGGCACTGCGCCAAAGGGCTTGGTACTACACGCGTATTTATGCCGATACACAAAATGTGGATAAACTTTTTGTGATGAATGTCAGCTACGGAGTATCCACGGACGGAGGTAAGACCTTTACTTTAAAAAATGCGCCACACGGGGATCATCATGACCTATGGATTGACCCGAACAACAATCAGAGAATGGTCATAGCAGATGATGGAGGAGCACAAGTATCAAATGATGGCGGTGAAAACTGGTCCACCTATTACAACCAACCCACCGCACAGTTTTATAGAGTGACAACGGACAACGCATTTCCCTACCGTATTTATGGCGCCCAACAAGATAACAGTACGGTTCGAATCTATCACCGAACTTCGGGAAACTCCATAAATGAAACGCATTGGGAACCAACATCCGGTGGTGAAAGTGCACATCTTGCTCCAGACCCCAAGAACAATAATATTGTCTATGGAGGCACTTATAAAGGATATATGATGCGTAAAGACCATTCCGTAGACCAAACAAGATCCGTAAACATATGGCCTGATAATCCAGCAGGCTCAGGAGCGGAGGTTATGAAATATCGCTTTAATTGGAATTTTCCGGTAAAATTCAGTATCCATAACTCAAAAAAACTTTATGCCGGCTCTAACTATTTGCATGTGACCACAAATGAAGGACAAACCTGGAAAACCATCTCCCAGGACCTTACCCGAGGTCTTCCGGAGACGATAAAATCATCCGGCGGTCCTATTACGCAGGACAATACGGGAGCTGAGTTTTATTCCAATCTTTTTGCCATAAATGAATCTCCTTTGGAAGAGGGAGTCATTTGGGTTGGTAGTGATGATGGGCTTATCCATATTTCAAAAGATAATGGTGAAACTTGGGAAAACGTTACTCCGCCTTCAACTATGAGTCCTAAATTGAACATGATCAATTGTATTGACCCAAGTCCGTTCAAAAAAGGGACTGCATATGTAGCGGCAACATCCTACAAATTTGGCGACTATACTCCTTACTTATATAAAACCAATGATTATGGAAAATCATGGCAACTCATAACCGCTGGCATAAAAAGTAATCATTATACCAGGGCCATACGTTCTGACAAAGTAAAGGAAGGTCTGCTCTATGCTGGCACGGAATGGGGCATGTATGTTTCTTTTGATGACGGTATTAGTTGGTCACCATTTCAACTCAACTTACCCATTACGGCTATACGAGATTTACATGTACGGGACAATGATTTAATTGCAGCCACCCACGGACGTAGTTTCTGGATGATCGATGACCTAACTCCCTTACACCAACTATCTTCAGAAATGGCCAATAATTCATTTTTTCTCTACAAACCGGATAAAGCTTACAGAATGCAACAATCTGGTGGATGGTCCAAACCAAACATGAAATTGGTAGGGGAAAATCATCCTGATGGTGCAATCATCAATTTTTATATTGAAGATGTAAAAGAGGGAGATTCCATTAACATAGCAATTTTAGAATCCGATGGCAAACTTATCCAAGAATTTTCCAACACTGCAAAAGAGAACAAATTGAATCCCGAAGCCATAAAACCAATTAAGGTGAACTCTGGGGGTAATCGATTAATCTGGAACATGAGATACCCTGGGTTCAAAAGCTTTGAAGGCATGGTTTTTTACTCATCGCCCAATGTAGGGCCCAAAGCAGTGCCGGGAGACTACAAAGTGAGAATGACTTACAATGGGGAAACATTGGAACAATCGTTTACAATTAGCAAAGACCCCAGATTACCTAACACGGATGAAGATTATCAGAAACAGTTCGACTTTTTGATAAAAGTTAGAGATCAAGTAAGTAGGGCAAATTCTGCAATTTCTTCCATTAGGTCCATTGAAAAGGATTTGAACTATCTAAAAGAGAAAATAAAAGATAACGAAGAGATTCAAAATCTTGTCCAAGAATTTCAATCCAAATTGGATGTCTTGGAGAACAACATTCACATGACCAAAAACCAAAGTAGGCAAGATCCCTTAAACTATGGTATTCGTATCAACAATCGAATTGCCTTTTTGATGGCAGATTCCCAAAGAGGGGATTATCCGCCAACGGACCAGTCCTTGGAATTTTTTAAAGAAGTAACCAAAGAACTGGATACGGAAATCAATGCACTTGATAACGTATTGGAAGACTACATCCCAAAAATCAATAGTCATGTCTCCGAAAACAAAATAAAGATGATTTCTTCAAAGTAA
- the topA gene encoding type I DNA topoisomerase, translating to MPKNLVIVESPAKAKTIERFLGKDYQVESSFGHIADLPSKELGVDVENDFKPKYTVDKEKKALVKKLKDLAKKADTIWLASDEDREGEAISWHLAEALGLDKSRTKRIVFNSITKSAIQKAIENPREINYNLVNAQQARRVLDRLVGYELSPVLWKKIKPGLSAGRVQSVAVRLIVERERDIEAFKPEASYRIQAEFKTNSGNVFASKLNKMFPTKQVAEQFLKQNIGADFSVASLDKKPAKKSPAAPFTTSTLQQEASRKLYFSVGRTMQVAQRLYEAGLITYMRTDSVNLSKEALNAAKDAIIQNYGESYSKVRNYTGKSKGAQEAHEAIRPTDMKLNNPSLERDQAKLYELIWKRTLASQMSDAALERTNVKIKASSHSEEFSANGEVVKFDGFLKVYLEGTDEEDKAEEQEGMLPAMSVGETLQNNFITATERFSRPPYRYTEASLVKKLEELGIGRPSTYAPTISTIQNRGYVEKGTIEGTERHYVQLILESGKLIEKKLSEMIGSDKGKLVPTDIGIIVNDFLVDHFTTILDYNFTAKVEEDFDEIATGDEDWQKMMKEFYSDFHPNVLEVEENADRASGERILGEDPKTGKPVLVRLGRFGPMAQIGDADDEEKRFASLLPDQSITTIKFEEALTLFELPRKLGVYEGEEVEANVGRFGPYVKFGKKFISLDKGESAFEVDMDRAIELIKAKQKADAPIAHYEDKEVTKGVGRFGPFIKWDGMFINVNKKYDFDNLTKADIVELIEAKKIKEAEKLIQEWPAEKIRIEKARWGRHNIIKGRIKVELSKDVDPTKISLEEAQSLIEKKSPKKKTKAKPKAKK from the coding sequence ATGCCAAAAAATTTAGTTATTGTTGAGTCCCCAGCAAAAGCGAAGACCATTGAACGCTTTCTAGGGAAAGACTACCAAGTTGAATCAAGTTTCGGCCATATTGCAGATCTTCCCTCAAAAGAACTTGGTGTTGACGTGGAAAACGACTTTAAACCCAAATACACGGTTGACAAGGAGAAAAAGGCTCTTGTGAAAAAATTGAAAGATCTAGCAAAGAAGGCAGATACCATCTGGCTGGCAAGTGATGAGGATCGAGAGGGAGAAGCAATTTCTTGGCATTTGGCAGAGGCATTGGGATTGGATAAGAGTAGAACCAAACGTATTGTCTTTAACTCCATAACCAAGTCGGCAATCCAAAAGGCTATTGAGAATCCTAGGGAAATCAATTACAATTTGGTGAACGCCCAACAAGCAAGAAGAGTCTTGGACAGACTAGTGGGTTATGAATTGTCGCCCGTATTATGGAAAAAAATAAAACCGGGGCTATCAGCGGGTAGAGTACAATCTGTGGCTGTGCGATTGATTGTTGAAAGGGAAAGGGATATTGAAGCTTTTAAACCGGAAGCATCCTACAGGATACAGGCAGAGTTCAAAACCAATAGCGGAAATGTATTTGCTTCAAAGTTGAATAAAATGTTTCCAACAAAACAGGTTGCCGAACAATTCTTAAAACAAAATATTGGAGCAGATTTTTCTGTTGCGAGTTTAGATAAGAAGCCTGCAAAAAAATCTCCGGCAGCACCATTTACTACTTCCACATTGCAGCAAGAAGCTTCCAGAAAACTTTATTTTTCAGTAGGTAGGACCATGCAGGTCGCACAACGGTTGTATGAGGCAGGTCTTATTACATACATGAGAACAGATAGTGTAAACTTATCCAAAGAAGCCTTAAATGCTGCAAAGGATGCTATCATTCAGAATTATGGGGAATCTTACAGTAAGGTCAGGAACTATACTGGTAAATCAAAAGGTGCACAAGAAGCGCACGAGGCCATTCGCCCAACGGATATGAAATTGAACAATCCTTCGCTGGAGCGTGATCAGGCCAAACTCTACGAATTGATATGGAAACGGACCTTGGCCTCGCAAATGAGTGATGCAGCCTTGGAACGAACCAATGTAAAAATTAAGGCGAGTTCGCACAGTGAAGAATTTTCTGCAAATGGAGAAGTAGTAAAGTTTGATGGTTTCCTTAAGGTATATTTGGAAGGAACCGATGAAGAGGACAAGGCGGAAGAGCAAGAAGGAATGCTTCCGGCAATGAGCGTTGGAGAAACACTTCAAAATAATTTTATTACAGCTACCGAACGTTTTTCAAGACCACCGTACCGCTATACCGAAGCTTCTTTGGTCAAAAAGTTAGAAGAACTGGGCATCGGAAGACCCTCAACCTATGCACCTACGATTTCAACAATTCAGAATAGGGGTTATGTTGAGAAAGGAACGATAGAGGGGACAGAACGCCACTATGTCCAATTGATTTTAGAGAGCGGTAAGCTTATTGAGAAAAAACTGTCTGAAATGATAGGTTCGGACAAGGGAAAATTAGTGCCTACAGATATAGGTATTATAGTCAATGATTTTTTGGTGGATCATTTTACGACCATACTTGATTATAATTTCACAGCAAAGGTCGAAGAAGATTTTGATGAAATAGCCACTGGAGACGAAGATTGGCAAAAAATGATGAAAGAGTTTTACTCAGATTTTCATCCCAATGTTCTTGAAGTTGAAGAAAATGCCGATCGTGCCAGTGGGGAGCGTATTTTGGGAGAAGACCCAAAGACCGGAAAACCTGTTCTTGTGCGTTTAGGGCGTTTTGGACCAATGGCACAGATTGGGGATGCTGATGATGAGGAAAAAAGATTTGCAAGTCTCTTGCCGGACCAGTCCATTACAACAATTAAATTCGAAGAAGCTTTAACGCTTTTTGAACTGCCTAGAAAATTAGGAGTATACGAGGGTGAAGAAGTGGAGGCAAACGTAGGTCGTTTTGGACCCTATGTTAAGTTTGGCAAAAAGTTTATTTCATTGGACAAGGGCGAAAGCGCTTTTGAAGTTGATATGGACAGGGCCATCGAATTGATAAAAGCCAAGCAAAAGGCAGATGCGCCCATTGCACACTATGAAGATAAAGAAGTCACCAAAGGTGTAGGTCGTTTTGGCCCTTTTATTAAATGGGACGGAATGTTCATCAATGTGAACAAAAAATACGATTTTGATAATCTTACCAAAGCGGACATTGTTGAACTTATTGAAGCAAAAAAAATAAAGGAAGCGGAAAAGCTTATTCAAGAATGGCCTGCTGAAAAAATCCGTATTGAAAAAGCAAGATGGGGCCGCCATAATATTATCAAGGGAAGAATCAAGGTTGAGCTGTCCAAGGATGTCGATCCAACTAAGATTTCTCTAGAAGAGGCACAGTCTCTCATTGAAAAAAAATCACCCAAGAAAAAAACCAAGGCCAAACCAAAGGCAAAAAAGTAG
- a CDS encoding formimidoylglutamase: MAFDFLVPVKDKVLAFSELLPPQALGKNIFKHTEKKGLPVFANATVALFGVLESRNAFEKKPEKLNVDEIRIQLYRLMTGNWNSTILDIGDVQEGDTVEDTYFVVKEIVAGLLEENIIPVVIGGTQDITFPTYRAFDNIRNMVNLVSIDSRFDFGEDEELISSHSYMSKIITDKPNNLFNFSNIGYQSYFNAQEEIDLMERLFFDAYRLGDIAANIGLAEPVLRSAHIVSLDLRAIRACEMGLHKNFSPNGFTGREICAIARYAGISDKVSLFGIYEGENSSQAFQMIAQIIWYFLEGISFRIKEFPSSKSEDFTKFTVPTDTEELVFFKSHITERWWVEVPTILTEHTKTNSVALLPCTEEDYLDACNQNIPERWFKAYRKGL, encoded by the coding sequence ATGGCATTCGATTTTTTGGTTCCTGTAAAAGACAAAGTTTTAGCATTCTCCGAGCTATTGCCTCCTCAAGCGTTAGGTAAAAATATCTTCAAGCATACCGAAAAAAAAGGATTGCCCGTATTTGCCAATGCGACAGTAGCGCTTTTTGGTGTTTTGGAATCAAGGAATGCTTTTGAGAAAAAACCGGAGAAATTAAATGTAGATGAAATCCGTATTCAGCTATACCGGTTAATGACTGGCAACTGGAACTCCACTATTTTGGATATTGGCGACGTACAGGAAGGTGATACGGTCGAGGATACTTATTTTGTTGTCAAAGAAATTGTGGCAGGTCTCTTGGAAGAAAACATCATTCCTGTCGTGATCGGGGGAACCCAGGATATCACTTTTCCTACCTACAGAGCTTTTGACAATATTAGGAATATGGTCAATTTAGTATCTATTGATAGTCGTTTTGACTTTGGTGAAGATGAGGAATTAATTTCCTCGCACTCTTATATGAGTAAAATTATTACGGACAAGCCTAACAACCTTTTCAACTTTTCAAATATTGGGTATCAAAGTTATTTTAATGCACAAGAGGAGATAGACTTAATGGAGCGTCTTTTTTTTGATGCTTACAGGCTTGGTGATATTGCTGCAAATATAGGATTGGCGGAACCGGTATTGCGAAGTGCCCATATTGTAAGTCTTGATCTACGGGCAATTAGGGCATGTGAAATGGGATTGCATAAAAACTTTTCCCCAAATGGTTTTACAGGAAGGGAGATTTGCGCTATCGCCAGATATGCGGGAATTAGTGATAAAGTATCCTTGTTCGGTATATATGAAGGAGAAAATTCTTCGCAGGCTTTTCAAATGATAGCACAGATTATATGGTATTTTTTGGAAGGTATTAGTTTTAGGATAAAAGAATTTCCAAGCTCCAAAAGTGAGGATTTTACCAAGTTTACCGTTCCAACGGATACAGAAGAGCTCGTATTCTTCAAGAGCCATATTACAGAACGTTGGTGGGTGGAAGTCCCAACAATTTTAACAGAACATACTAAAACAAATTCGGTGGCGTTATTACCTTGCACCGAAGAGGACTATCTGGATGCTTGCAACCAGAACATTCCAGAAAGGTGGTTCAAAGCCTATAGAAAAGGGCTTTGA
- the gldK gene encoding gliding motility lipoprotein GldK, translating into MRKLFFSSIALVFLLTSCGSKSRSKGELVGAQGKKWYPEKPYGMELIPRGSYVMGKAEEDQAKVLNAPTRTVTVRSFYMDDTEITNSEYRQFVEWVKDSIARTKLAILADELGIGPEDDGIGEFAFKDTDTTRLSVYDKYMLDNYAGLGETGYEGRALNKDADLTWDTSEYPDEYYAEVMDSLYIPEEESYNGQRTIDVTQLKYKYNWMDIEAAARAKTASRKDFIKQEELEIYPDTTVWIRDFEYSYNEPMHNDYFWHDAYSDYPVVGVNWQQAKAFCSWRTKFKNDDQKSRGKQFVNQFRLPTEAEWEYAARGGIEGGTYPWGGPYVISDTGCFMANFKPQRGDYAADAALYTVEAKSYEPNEYNLYNMAGNVSEWTSSSFDQGAYEYLSTMNPNIGSKQNKRKVIRGGSWKDVAYFLQVSTRDYEYQDSARSYIGFRTVQDYMGEEDSTRGQGLPN; encoded by the coding sequence ATGAGAAAGCTATTCTTTTCATCTATAGCACTTGTTTTTTTACTCACCAGTTGCGGTTCAAAATCAAGATCAAAAGGTGAACTAGTCGGAGCCCAAGGTAAAAAGTGGTATCCAGAGAAACCTTACGGAATGGAACTTATTCCACGTGGCTCCTATGTAATGGGTAAGGCTGAAGAGGACCAGGCAAAAGTATTGAATGCTCCTACCAGAACAGTTACCGTACGTTCATTTTATATGGACGACACCGAAATCACAAATAGCGAGTATCGTCAATTTGTGGAATGGGTGAAAGATTCCATTGCCAGAACTAAATTGGCCATCCTTGCCGATGAACTGGGTATTGGTCCAGAAGATGATGGTATAGGGGAGTTTGCCTTTAAAGATACCGATACTACCAGACTTTCGGTTTATGACAAATATATGTTGGACAATTATGCAGGCTTAGGCGAAACTGGATATGAAGGCAGGGCCTTGAACAAAGATGCTGACTTAACTTGGGATACATCTGAATATCCAGATGAGTACTATGCCGAGGTAATGGACTCTTTATATATACCAGAGGAAGAAAGCTACAACGGTCAACGAACTATTGATGTTACTCAATTGAAATACAAGTATAATTGGATGGATATTGAGGCTGCTGCAAGAGCCAAGACAGCCAGTAGAAAAGACTTTATTAAACAAGAAGAGTTGGAAATTTATCCTGACACTACCGTTTGGATTCGTGATTTTGAATACTCTTATAACGAACCCATGCACAATGATTATTTTTGGCATGATGCTTACAGCGACTACCCAGTAGTTGGTGTAAATTGGCAACAGGCCAAAGCATTTTGTTCTTGGAGAACCAAGTTTAAAAATGATGATCAAAAAAGTAGGGGAAAACAGTTCGTTAACCAGTTTAGATTACCTACAGAGGCAGAATGGGAATATGCGGCACGAGGAGGTATCGAAGGAGGAACATACCCATGGGGCGGTCCTTATGTAATTAGTGACACTGGTTGTTTTATGGCCAACTTTAAGCCACAACGGGGAGATTATGCTGCAGATGCTGCTCTTTATACTGTTGAGGCTAAATCGTACGAACCTAATGAGTACAACCTATACAATATGGCAGGAAACGTTTCTGAGTGGACAAGCTCCAGTTTTGACCAGGGTGCATACGAATACCTGTCTACAATGAATCCAAATATCGGGTCAAAACAAAACAAAAGAAAAGTTATTCGTGGAGGATCATGGAAAGATGTTGCTTACTTCTTACAGGTAAGTACCAGAGATTATGAATATCAGGATTCCGCCAGAAGTTATATCGGTTTCCGAACAGTTCAAGATTACATGGGCGAAGAAGATTCAACCAGAGGTCAAGGACTTCCAAACTAA
- the gldL gene encoding gliding motility protein GldL, translating to MAQSKSTKKLFNMAYGLGASVVIIGALFKILHWEFGPLTGGLLLAVGLITEALIFAISAFEPVDDEYDWSLVYPELNNGEAKGNKKEAKQAQEAEGLLSKKLDNLLKEANIDSELFTSLGDSIKNFEGAAKGIAPTTDAIQHTKKYSEELSHAAAQMESLNSLYKVQLESASRQASINEEVVQNAGALKDQMESLATNLSSLNGVYGGMLSAMSKN from the coding sequence ATGGCACAGTCAAAATCAACAAAAAAACTGTTTAACATGGCCTACGGGCTTGGAGCATCAGTAGTAATTATTGGTGCACTATTTAAAATCCTTCACTGGGAATTTGGACCACTGACCGGTGGATTACTTCTTGCGGTTGGACTTATTACCGAAGCATTAATTTTCGCTATCAGTGCATTTGAACCAGTAGATGATGAATACGATTGGTCCTTGGTTTATCCAGAATTAAACAATGGTGAAGCTAAAGGGAACAAGAAAGAAGCTAAGCAAGCTCAGGAAGCTGAAGGCCTTCTTTCTAAAAAATTGGATAATCTTCTTAAGGAGGCAAATATTGATTCTGAGCTTTTTACAAGTTTGGGTGATAGCATCAAGAATTTTGAAGGTGCTGCTAAAGGTATTGCACCTACTACAGATGCAATTCAGCATACTAAGAAATATTCTGAAGAATTATCACATGCCGCCGCTCAAATGGAATCTTTGAACAGCTTGTACAAAGTACAGTTGGAAAGCGCAAGCAGACAAGCTTCAATTAATGAAGAAGTGGTACAGAATGCTGGTGCATTGAAAGACCAAATGGAATCTTTGGCAACTAACCTTTCTTCTCTGAACGGAGTTTATGGTGGTATGCTATCTGCAATGAGCAAAAACTAA
- the gldM gene encoding gliding motility protein GldM, with product MAGGKQTPRQKMINLMYLIFIAMLALNMSKEVLAAFGIMNEKLETSNIKTTESNDNFLASLETKSEEDAAKYGVLFQNAQKIKSLSQEYFDYLESLKKGMTEKLEDPKDYARMDNSDYLDQKLFQGDNLSADGKEFMKRINDYKTQVGAIVPEALKQSVNTRFQTGDENGKVEKRDGTKQDWINYHYEGYPLVASLAKLTALQADVKATEESALKSMLEGELTNQVSLTNFATSLLASKSAFYNGDKYDGKIIISKTDKTSTPVKAELTLDGRKLTEGKDYRLEAGGVQMLIGAGSPGDHEIVGTMYFMQDGEEIPVEVKNTFATISKPNAAVIAADKMNVVYRGVANPMTISIPGIPDNKVSASAPGLSKRSGSKYVMNPGKGREVTISASGVLPDGQRISTPATFRIKDIPRPGGTVRGESGSVKMPRKNLEISTIGAMLEDFDFDLNLGVSGFKFKVPGQPTIVINGNKLNARAKSALQRAKRGEAVQIFDIKAYISNNKSYKLKKVSPVVVELTN from the coding sequence ATGGCAGGAGGAAAACAAACACCACGTCAGAAGATGATCAATCTTATGTATTTGATCTTCATCGCGATGTTGGCCCTGAATATGAGTAAGGAAGTTCTTGCGGCGTTCGGTATCATGAACGAAAAGCTTGAGACTTCCAATATAAAGACTACCGAAAGTAATGATAACTTTTTGGCGAGTCTGGAAACTAAATCTGAAGAAGATGCCGCAAAATACGGTGTCTTGTTTCAAAACGCTCAAAAGATAAAAAGTTTATCGCAAGAGTATTTTGATTATTTGGAATCCCTTAAAAAGGGTATGACCGAAAAGCTGGAAGACCCTAAGGATTATGCTAGAATGGATAATTCCGATTACTTGGATCAAAAACTTTTTCAAGGAGATAACCTATCTGCGGATGGTAAGGAATTCATGAAAAGAATCAACGATTACAAGACCCAAGTTGGCGCTATTGTACCGGAAGCTTTAAAGCAGTCAGTGAATACTCGTTTTCAGACCGGTGATGAGAACGGTAAGGTTGAAAAAAGAGATGGCACAAAGCAAGATTGGATAAACTATCACTACGAAGGATATCCTTTGGTAGCTTCTTTGGCTAAGTTAACTGCACTACAAGCAGACGTTAAAGCCACTGAAGAAAGTGCTTTAAAGTCTATGTTGGAAGGTGAGCTTACGAACCAAGTATCATTGACAAACTTTGCCACTTCATTGTTGGCTTCTAAGTCAGCTTTTTACAACGGTGACAAGTATGATGGTAAGATTATCATCAGCAAAACGGATAAAACATCTACACCTGTTAAGGCTGAATTGACTTTGGACGGTAGAAAATTGACCGAAGGCAAAGATTACAGACTGGAAGCTGGTGGAGTTCAAATGTTGATTGGTGCCGGTAGCCCGGGCGATCATGAAATTGTTGGTACTATGTACTTTATGCAAGATGGTGAAGAAATACCTGTTGAGGTAAAAAATACTTTTGCAACAATTTCTAAACCAAATGCTGCAGTAATCGCTGCTGACAAGATGAATGTGGTATACCGTGGGGTTGCTAACCCTATGACCATATCCATTCCTGGTATTCCTGATAACAAAGTTTCCGCATCTGCTCCTGGACTTTCCAAGAGAAGTGGTAGTAAATATGTTATGAATCCTGGAAAAGGAAGAGAAGTTACAATTAGTGCTTCTGGTGTTTTACCAGATGGTCAGCGTATCAGTACACCTGCAACGTTCCGTATCAAGGATATTCCAAGACCAGGAGGTACTGTAAGAGGAGAATCAGGTAGCGTTAAAATGCCAAGGAAGAACTTGGAAATCTCTACGATAGGCGCTATGTTGGAAGACTTTGACTTTGATTTAAATCTTGGAGTAAGTGGATTTAAGTTCAAAGTACCAGGTCAACCTACTATAGTGATCAACGGAAACAAATTGAATGCCAGAGCCAAATCTGCCCTGCAAAGAGCTAAGAGAGGTGAGGCGGTTCAGATATTTGATATCAAAGCATACATTTCTAACAACAAGAGCTATAAGTTGAAAAAAGTTTCTCCTGTTGTTGTAGAGCTTACAAACTAA